TCGGTCGCTTTTTCCGGCGCGGCAAGGTTGCATTCGGTCGGGTCGACGATGACTTCTTTGGTCACTTCGACGATCACTTCCTTGGGAACCTCGACCGTCTCGACGACCTTCACTTCCTTTGTGACCTCGACCGTCTGCACGACGGTGACCACTTCGGGGGTGGCGGTGGCGCAGGCTGCCAGGGCCAGGATCGCCAGGGCCAGGACGGTGAGCAGCAGCAAACGTGTTGTTGGCGCAGTGCGCTTGGGGGCAAACATGGTGTATCTCCTCCAACTTGAGTGAGAAAAAGAGCGTTTGCGTGTCATGGCGAGGCCGGAGGGTACTGAGTGAAGCGAAGTAAGCAATCCCCATCAGGGAGGGGGATTGCCTCCTTCACTGCATCGAGGACGGCTGTCCTCCTTCGCCATGACACGGCATGAACAGTGACGCATGATGATGTGTTTGTGGGTGATCAACGGCTATCGTTCAGGGGCGGATGGCAATGTGATACCGGTCTTGACGCAATACATACCTCCTCTGCAAGTGGTGTTTTTGTGTTAATACAGCAGCCATACACCAGGAAACACGAAGGCGACGATAACTATTATTGCTTTGTGTTATCTTCGTGACCTTTGTGTCTTGGTGTCGAATGCGGTTGCACATCAGTCCGGTGCAAACAACCGTTTCATCAGGGCGAACTCATCGAAAACCGTCCATTCGCGGACGATGCGACCGGCGTGGAGCAGGTGATGCGACATGCCCATCAGCCGGATGCGCTTGCCGGTGGGCGCCCCATAGACGCCGGGACCCAGGTGGCTGCCCTGCAGCGTCCAGCGCGTGGCCGTGCGATAGGCGTCTGGCCCGTCGGCCAGGGCGCAGAAATGGTCGACCGTGAGGGCGGCGTCGGGGAAGGCCGCCAGCATGGCCAGCACGAAGGCCTGGTAATCGCCCCGCCCATACAGGCTGCGCCCAGAAGGGAACTGGCCGCTGTAGCTGGGCGCAAAGGCCGTATCGACCACATTCAGCAACCGCCAGTTCCAGATCTGATGCAGGATGCGGCGCATGAAGTCCTCGATCTCGAACTCGGTCGGCGGCGGCGGCAGCTCGACCGGCGTCCCCTGGCCGAGCACCCGCTCGACCTCGCCCGGATGCTCGAAACGAATCCCTGCTGCTGCTTCCTGGGCGGCCATCTCTCTGGCCAGCGCCAGCGGCTCGAAGCCCAACTGCCGCACCAGCATCACATTGTCGCGCGCCAGCCATTCTTCGACGATGACATTCTCACGCACCACGCAGTCGGCGATGGCCGTGTAGCGCACCTGCCGGCCGGTGGGCGGGCCAAAGCTGCTGTAGCCGGTGTTGCGGCCCATGTGCGTCAATCGGTGCGAGGTGTAGAAGCCGTTCACGTCGTCGCCCGCCCAGATCACCTCGTCGCCGTAAAGCCGCCGGTCAGGAAAAGCCGCCAGCGTCGCCACCGTCCCCGCCATCACCGCCTCGCGCCCGTAGATCGTCCCTTCCGTGGTATGCACGGGGCAGTTGTAGCCATAGTAATCGTAGATGCGCCCAATGCCTTTCTCCTCCCAGATTTCGTGCGTGATGCGCAGGATGTAATCGATGATGTCGGTGAACTTCTCGTCGAAGCCGGCCATGCTTTGCCGGCGCGGCCCGCCGCCCGCCAGGGTGCGGCGGATGTCGCCCTTTTGATAGAGCAGAATCGGCGTGGGGGTGGAGGTTGCAGACGGTTCAGGTGACATGGTTTTTCTCTCTCCCTGCCGGCGGAAATTGAAAGAATCCCATTCGAAGTTCGTGATTACGTAATCAGACCGAAATCCTTGCGAATGTGGAATGGTCGCCGCAGGCCATCTGCAGACGGTCTGCGGCCGGTCCTGGCTTGATCGAGCGTCTCCTGATGCCGGCCAGCGGGCCTGCCTCCTGGCGGACGAGGCCAACCATGGCGCCTGTTGGCAGAGTACGACCTGCCGACAACTGGGCCGGCGCTCAAGTTTGAATACGTATGCAATTATAGCAGCTTTTTCCCCCTTGTCAAGTCCCGATCATCGCCTCGCGCCCGCACGATTTCGGCGCCCGTGGCCGGTGTGAGACGCGCCTCAACGACAGATCAGCAGTGGCACCCGGCTGGCGCGCAGCAGCGCATTCACCGTGCTGTCCCGCGCCGCTTCGCCCAGCGGCGGACGCGAATAGCCCCCCAGGATGATCAAATCCCGCCCGTGGGCCTCGGCCGCCGCCAGCACCGCCCCGGCGACGGCCCGCTTGCTCTGCACATACTCCGCTTCCACGCCGCGCCCCTCCAGATAGGCGCGGGCCTCGGCCAGCAGAGCATCGGCGCCGTCTGGCGCCGCCGCCAGCACCACCGGGCGCAGATCCCAGCGCCGCGACAGGTAGGCAGTGACATACAGGGCTTCGCGCGCTTTGTCCGAACCGTTGTAGGCCAGCAATGGCTGCGCCAGCACATGCCAGCTGCGCGGTGTGATCAACAGCGGGCCGGGGCAGCGGTGGAGCATGGTGCGGATGCCGGAGCCGAGGCGGGCGATGGGGTTGGGCGCCGGTGGATGCACCAGCCGGATCACCGTCAGGTCGGTGAACCGACCGCGCTCGCAGATCACCCGCGCCACCGGGCCGGCGACGACGTCGAAACGGGCCGGGATGCCCGTCTTGGCGCAACGGTCGAAGAACTGAGCCTTGAGATCGTGCACGGCCGGCGTCTCGATGTCCGACTGCCTGGCGACGGCGTGCAGCCCCACCACCTGGCCGCCCTCGCGCCGGGCGATCTGCAGGGCCTGATAGAGCGCAAACCAATGTTCCTCCTGGCCCGTCACCGGCACCAGGATCTGGGCGAAGAGACGCCGGTCGCCGGGGGCGGCATCGCGCTGCCAGCGCCAGACGCCGGACGAGGGGCCGCTCTCCAGGGCGTCGGGGGTGAGGACATCGCGCAGCTTCTCGCCCACGCGGGCGGCCACGCGCCCCAAACGAGGGCTGCGTTGCCGGGCTAGCTCGGCGGCGGCGACATCGGGCGCCACCTCCCATCCCAGTGTCGCCGCCAGTTCCTCCTGGTACTTCGTGATCCAGACGTAGAGGTCGAGCGGGGTGCG
The sequence above is drawn from the Caldilineales bacterium genome and encodes:
- a CDS encoding ester cyclase; translation: MSPEPSATSTPTPILLYQKGDIRRTLAGGGPRRQSMAGFDEKFTDIIDYILRITHEIWEEKGIGRIYDYYGYNCPVHTTEGTIYGREAVMAGTVATLAAFPDRRLYGDEVIWAGDDVNGFYTSHRLTHMGRNTGYSSFGPPTGRQVRYTAIADCVVRENVIVEEWLARDNVMLVRQLGFEPLALAREMAAQEAAAGIRFEHPGEVERVLGQGTPVELPPPPTEFEIEDFMRRILHQIWNWRLLNVVDTAFAPSYSGQFPSGRSLYGRGDYQAFVLAMLAAFPDAALTVDHFCALADGPDAYRTATRWTLQGSHLGPGVYGAPTGKRIRLMGMSHHLLHAGRIVREWTVFDEFALMKRLFAPD
- a CDS encoding universal stress protein, whose amino-acid sequence is MPEQKRSDYLHALENFQLAHWQAGLEHILARLRGESVDLLAYEEVRRQVHGKETSRRQLKDIPLDAIVGSVGRYTDFTRSFLPRRDSDRVRWAQVQVGMTGLVGLPPIEVYQIGEVYFVLDGNHRVSVARQQGAKRIEAYVTEVEAKVALTPDMQPDDLILAAEYADFLQRTRLDELRPAADLHLTLPGRYPVLFAQIEAHQRRLQAEGQSEIDEAAAAVSWYDSVYAHIAELIRRQDLLKDFPGRTPLDLYVWITKYQEELAATLGWEVAPDVAAAELARQRSPRLGRVAARVGEKLRDVLTPDALESGPSSGVWRWQRDAAPGDRRLFAQILVPVTGQEEHWFALYQALQIARREGGQVVGLHAVARQSDIETPAVHDLKAQFFDRCAKTGIPARFDVVAGPVARVICERGRFTDLTVIRLVHPPAPNPIARLGSGIRTMLHRCPGPLLITPRSWHVLAQPLLAYNGSDKAREALYVTAYLSRRWDLRPVVLAAAPDGADALLAEARAYLEGRGVEAEYVQSKRAVAGAVLAAAEAHGRDLIILGGYSRPPLGEAARDSTVNALLRASRVPLLICR